From one Gemmobacter sp. genomic stretch:
- a CDS encoding DUF3363 domain-containing protein translates to MGLATPHAPGVWELSKDMEPALRELGERGDIIRNMHKALKADGLERDPMTFHIHDGPPAAPIAGRVVDKYLSDEMGENLTVVVDGIDGRTHHIAGVAPERLEDARIGSIIQIGPAEAAARPSDRTITAIAEDGIYRPSRHLERAKFEGRVPGGDYEGYVDAHVRRLEALRRAGIVERIDADQWRIPDDFQSRATAYDAGRNRQASVRVLSAFDLDKQIGADGATWLDRRMLANDASDLAPAGFGQQVREAMDQRREHHVEQGDATRARDGRIFYRRSLLATLREREVARVGAEMAENKGLPFRAATDGENVSGKFTGTVQITSGKFAIVEKAHEFTLVPWRPVIDRQLGREVMGVVQGGSVSWQLGRQRGLGL, encoded by the coding sequence ATGGGCCTCGCCACCCCGCATGCGCCGGGCGTATGGGAATTGAGCAAGGACATGGAGCCGGCCCTGCGCGAACTGGGAGAGCGCGGCGACATCATCCGCAACATGCACAAGGCGCTGAAGGCCGATGGTCTGGAGCGCGATCCGATGACCTTCCACATCCATGACGGGCCGCCGGCGGCGCCCATCGCCGGGCGCGTCGTGGACAAGTATCTGTCCGACGAGATGGGCGAGAACCTGACGGTCGTTGTGGACGGGATCGACGGGCGAACGCACCATATCGCCGGCGTCGCACCCGAGCGGCTGGAGGATGCCCGCATCGGCAGCATCATCCAGATCGGCCCGGCCGAAGCGGCAGCCCGGCCATCTGATCGCACCATCACGGCCATTGCAGAGGATGGCATCTATCGGCCGAGCCGCCATCTGGAACGGGCGAAATTCGAGGGTCGCGTTCCCGGCGGCGACTATGAGGGCTATGTCGATGCTCATGTCCGCCGGTTGGAGGCGCTGCGCCGGGCCGGGATCGTCGAACGGATCGACGCCGATCAATGGCGCATCCCCGACGATTTCCAGAGCCGCGCCACGGCCTACGATGCCGGCCGGAATCGGCAGGCCAGTGTGCGCGTGCTGTCGGCCTTCGATCTGGATAAGCAGATCGGCGCGGACGGCGCGACCTGGCTCGACCGCCGGATGTTGGCGAATGACGCATCGGATCTCGCGCCGGCAGGATTCGGCCAGCAGGTGCGCGAGGCGATGGACCAGCGCCGCGAACATCATGTCGAACAGGGCGATGCCACCCGAGCGCGGGACGGCCGCATTTTCTATCGGCGCAGCCTTCTCGCCACCTTGCGCGAGCGCGAGGTTGCCCGCGTCGGCGCGGAGATGGCCGAGAACAAGGGACTGCCGTTCCGTGCCGCCACGGACGGCGAGAACGTCAGCGGCAAGTTCACCGGCACCGTGCAGATCACCAGCGGTAAGTTCGCTATCGTCGAGAAGGCGCATGAGTTCACCCTTGTCCCTTGGCGGCCCGTCATCGACCGCCAGCTTGGCCGGGAGGTTATGGGCGTTGTGCAAGGCGGCTCGGTGTCGTGGCAGTTGGGGCGGCAAAGGGGGTTGGGACTTTAG
- the floR gene encoding chloramphenicol/florfenicol efflux MFS transporter FloR produces the protein MTITRPAWAYTLPAALLLMAPFDILASLAMDIYLPVVPAMPGILNTTPSVIQLTLSLYMVMLGVGQVIFGPMSDRIGRRPILLAGGALFIVASLGAAWSSTAAAFVAFRLLQAVGASAGLVATFATVRDVYASGPEGVVIYGLFSSMLAFVPALGPIAGALIGEFFGWRAIFVTLAALALPALLNAGFRWHETRPLDEAKTRRSVLPIFASPAFWVYTVGFSAGMGTFFVFFSTAPRVLIGQADYSEIGFSLTFATVAFVMIVTTRFAKSFVVRWGIAGCVARGMALLICGAALLGVGELYGSPSFLTFILPMWVMAIGIVVTVSVTANGALAKFDDIAGSAVAFYFCIQSLIVSIVGTLAVTLLNGDTTWPLIFYAMTMAVLVSTGLALLRSRDVPVERSSVV, from the coding sequence ATGACTATCACACGCCCTGCGTGGGCCTATACGTTGCCGGCAGCCCTGCTGCTGATGGCTCCCTTCGACATCCTCGCGTCACTGGCGATGGATATTTATCTCCCCGTCGTTCCAGCGATGCCCGGCATCCTGAACACGACGCCATCCGTGATCCAGCTCACGTTGAGCCTCTACATGGTTATGCTCGGCGTGGGGCAGGTGATCTTTGGCCCAATGTCGGATCGCATCGGGCGACGGCCGATCTTGCTTGCGGGCGGGGCGCTTTTCATCGTCGCTTCTCTCGGAGCGGCATGGTCGTCAACGGCCGCAGCCTTCGTCGCGTTTCGCTTGCTACAAGCGGTCGGAGCGTCGGCGGGGTTGGTGGCGACGTTCGCGACGGTTCGCGACGTTTATGCCAGCGGCCCCGAGGGTGTCGTCATCTACGGTCTTTTCAGTTCGATGCTGGCCTTCGTCCCCGCCCTTGGTCCCATCGCTGGAGCGTTGATCGGCGAGTTTTTCGGATGGCGAGCGATATTCGTCACGCTGGCCGCACTTGCGTTGCCTGCACTCTTGAACGCCGGTTTCAGATGGCACGAAACCCGCCCGTTGGATGAAGCAAAGACGCGCCGATCCGTACTGCCGATCTTCGCGAGTCCAGCTTTTTGGGTTTATACGGTCGGCTTTAGCGCCGGCATGGGGACCTTCTTTGTCTTCTTCTCGACAGCCCCCCGCGTGCTCATAGGCCAAGCGGACTATTCGGAGATCGGGTTCAGCTTGACCTTTGCCACTGTCGCGTTCGTCATGATCGTGACAACGCGTTTCGCGAAGTCCTTTGTCGTAAGATGGGGCATTGCCGGATGCGTGGCGCGCGGGATGGCTTTGCTCATTTGCGGAGCGGCCCTGCTGGGGGTCGGCGAACTCTACGGCTCGCCGTCATTCCTCACCTTCATCCTACCGATGTGGGTTATGGCGATCGGCATTGTTGTTACGGTGTCCGTTACCGCCAACGGCGCACTTGCAAAGTTCGATGACATCGCAGGATCGGCAGTCGCGTTCTACTTCTGCATCCAAAGTCTGATCGTCAGCATCGTCGGAACATTGGCGGTGACGTTGTTGAATGGCGACACTACATGGCCCTTGATCTTCTACGCGATGACGATGGCGGTGCTGGTATCAACGGGTCTGGCGCTACTTCGCTCCCGTGACGTTCCTGTCGAGAGGTCGTCAGTCGTCTAA